One window of Medicago truncatula cultivar Jemalong A17 chromosome 2, MtrunA17r5.0-ANR, whole genome shotgun sequence genomic DNA carries:
- the LOC11418832 gene encoding monoacylglycerol lipase ABHD6 encodes MLSKFSKCVSFAASRDWLYRHSFTVAGLRSVVTDLGDGTTMHCWVPKLHNPCKPSLVLVHGFGANAMWQYGEHLHHFIRQFNLYVPDLLFFGGSFTSRPERTESFQALCLKKLMEAHGVNRLSLVGISYGGFVGYSLAAQFPEVVEKLALCCAGVCLEEIDMKNGLFRVSSLEEACSILLPQTPDRLRELMRLSFVRPARAVPSWFLEDFIRVMCTDHIEQKRELLEAILKGRQFSNLPKIKQKPTLIMWGEQDQIFPLELGARLKRHIGENAQMVVIKNAGHALNIEKSKEFARHLKSFLIDAGSRPSSPPTLKEQIQKTFWFDFIRYRSGWGALAWCVALLLLQPIFETKLFVILLIIFLLNASLSFLFIPNKHLR; translated from the exons atgttGTCTAAGTTTTCAAAATGCGTCAGTTTTGCCGCTTCAAGAGACTGGTTATACCGTCATTCCTTCACCGTCGCCGGTCTCCGGTCCGTTGTGACCGATCTCGGCGACGGAACCACCATGCATTGTTGGGTGCCTAAGTTACACAACCCATGTAAACCATCTCTTGTTCTTGTTCATGGTTTTGGCGCCAATGCAATGTGGCAATATggtgaacatcttcatcatttcATCAGACAGTTCAATTTATATGTGCCTGATCTTCTCTTCTTTGGTGGATCATTCACTTCAAGGCCAGAGAGGACAGAGTCTTTTCAAGCTTTGTGTTTGAAGAAGCTCATGGAGGCTCATGGTGTGAATAGATTGAGCTTGGTTGGTATAAGCTATGGAGGGTTTGTAGGGTATAGTTTGGCTGCTCAGTTTCCTGAGGTGGTGGAGAAGTTGGCTTTGTGTTGTGCTGGTGTTTGTTTGGAGGAGATTGATATGAAAAATGGTTTGTTTAGGGTTTCTTCTTTAGAGGAAGCTTGTAGTATTTTGTTGCCACAAACTCCTGATAGGCTTAGGGAATTGATGAGGTTGTCTTTTGTTAGGCCTGCTAGGGCTGTGCCTTCTTGGTTCCTTGAAGATTTCATTCGT GTGATGTGCACAGATCACATTGAACAGAAGAGAGAGTTGCTTGAGGCAATACTAAAAGGTAGACAATTTTCCAACCTTCCAAAGATCAAACag AAACCGACTCTAATCATGTGGGGAGAGCAAGATCAGATATTCCCTCTGGAATTAGGAGCCAGATTAAAAAG GCATATAGGTGAAAATGCTCAAATGGTGGTCATCAAGAATGCAGGGCATGCATTGAACATTGAAAAGTCCAAAGAATTTGCTAGACACTTGAAGTCATTCCTCATCGATGCAGGGTCGCGCCCCTCCTCTCCACCTACTTTGAAGGAGCAAATTCAAAAGACATTTTGGTTTGATTTCA TCAGGTATAGATCAGGATGGGGTGCATTGGCATGGTGTGTTGCTTTATTATTATTGCAGCCAATATTCGAAACCAAATTATTTGTAATACTTCTCATCATTTTTCTTCTAAATGCCTCTCTCAGTTTCCTCTTCATTCCTAATAAACACTTGAGATGA